In Phenylobacterium zucineum HLK1, one DNA window encodes the following:
- the coxB gene encoding cytochrome c oxidase subunit II: MSPPTSIRSTLAEALRGWPPPPLDPAGPHAGLVATLSWVLFGMALAVLLMVSVALVVALAGKSEWRDRLGREWLIWSAGLALPIVVLTGVLIYGLTATQALSQAPQPGEMRVRVTGEMWWWRVAYLDAEGRPAIHDANELHIPAGVPVTLELEAADVIHSFWVPRLAGKLDMIPGRRNILRIQADRPGVYGGQCAEYCGGPHALMGFVVVAHAPEDFQRWRAARLAPPPAAPADGLAARGAQVFRDSGCGACHRVAGTEAGGLAGPDLTFVGARRSLGAGILANNQGTLAGWVADSQAIKPGNRMPAYRMLSGGDLRALAAYLESRR; encoded by the coding sequence ATGTCGCCGCCTACCTCTATACGCTCGACGCTCGCTGAGGCGCTGCGCGGCTGGCCGCCGCCGCCGCTGGACCCGGCCGGTCCGCACGCGGGGTTGGTGGCGACCCTGAGCTGGGTGCTGTTCGGCATGGCGCTGGCCGTGCTGCTGATGGTCTCCGTCGCCCTCGTGGTGGCGCTGGCCGGCAAGTCCGAATGGCGGGACAGGCTCGGCCGCGAGTGGCTCATCTGGTCCGCGGGGCTGGCCCTGCCGATCGTCGTGCTCACCGGCGTCCTCATCTACGGCCTGACCGCCACCCAGGCGCTGTCCCAGGCCCCGCAGCCGGGCGAGATGCGGGTGCGCGTGACGGGCGAGATGTGGTGGTGGCGCGTGGCCTACCTCGACGCCGAGGGCCGTCCCGCGATCCACGACGCCAACGAGCTGCACATCCCCGCCGGCGTCCCCGTCACCCTCGAGCTCGAGGCCGCCGACGTGATCCACAGCTTCTGGGTGCCGCGCCTGGCCGGCAAGCTCGACATGATCCCCGGCCGGCGCAACATCCTGCGCATCCAGGCCGACCGGCCGGGCGTCTACGGCGGCCAGTGCGCCGAGTACTGCGGCGGCCCGCACGCCCTGATGGGCTTCGTCGTCGTCGCCCACGCGCCCGAGGACTTCCAACGCTGGCGCGCCGCGCGCCTCGCGCCGCCTCCCGCCGCCCCCGCAGACGGGCTCGCCGCCCGCGGCGCCCAGGTCTTCCGCGACAGCGGCTGCGGCGCCTGCCACCGCGTCGCCGGGACCGAGGCCGGCGGCCTCGCCGGGCCCGACCTCACCTTCGTCGGCGCCCGCCGCTCGCTGGGCGCGGGCATCCTCGCCAACAACCAGGGCACGCTCGCCGGCTGGGTCGCCGACAGCCAGGCGATCAAGCCGGGCAACCGCATGCCCGCCTACCGGATGCTGTCCGGCGGCGACCTGCGCGCGCTGGCCGCCTACCTGGAAAGCCGCCGATGA
- a CDS encoding cbb3-type cytochrome c oxidase subunit I, with product MSSETGFDPKLFERFPTREPRPEGEFETLKHVWRAPTGWARLTVVNNNYIGLYYVGAAFLFFCLAGVLALIMRVQLALPLNGILPQETYNQVFTMHGTVMMFLFAVPAVEAAGVLLLPQMLSARDLPFPRLSAYAFWAYLVGGLCFFASIFFGLAPDGGWFMYPPLTSKTYSPGINADFWLLGIGFIEISAIAGAIEIIVGVLKTRAPGMTLDKLPIFAWAMLVFAAMIIIGFPAVILGTLLLELERALNWPFFDPTRGGDPMLWQHLFWFFGHPEVYIIFLPAAGMMSMIVPAVVQARLIGYRLVVLALLATGFISFGVWAHHMFATGMPTISVSFFSAASMAVSVPAGVQVFAWIATLASGKIRWSTPALFAVGSIVTFTMGGLTGVMVGMVPFDWQVHDTYFIVAHLHYVLIGGMVFPLFAAFYYWTPMMSRRPLSERWGRWVFALIFLGTHVSFLPMHLTGLMGMPRRVYTYLPGRDWELTNLISTVGAFMIGAGVLLFILDLARNFRVAVEDNAGNVYGGGTLEWLPTGLYSTRSIPVVRSAYPLWDDPDLPRDVEAGRYFLPGSATGLRETLVTSPIRAEPQYLQRMPGPSVWPLLAAVFTAGFFMLLTVQAYWPGVVSGVLAVACVLRWLWETDWPMGPASVDIGAGVRVPTYVTGPASHGWWAMVILLVVAGMIFLMACFSYVFLWSRRPDLWLPPPDLVWLAGIVLAYAAAGGLAWLAARSARTAGRGAGVAALLAGLATILCLAAWAADLGSWRMAGLDPAASGQGATVFALLAFQGVLLSVVVLMAGYLAARTVRGLVAPDRTSTVDLVALFIANAAAQGAIAALLVRLFPGA from the coding sequence ATGAGCTCCGAGACGGGCTTCGACCCGAAGCTCTTCGAGCGCTTCCCCACCCGCGAGCCGCGCCCCGAAGGCGAGTTCGAGACCCTGAAGCACGTCTGGCGCGCGCCCACGGGCTGGGCGCGTCTGACCGTCGTCAACAACAACTACATCGGCCTCTACTACGTCGGCGCCGCCTTCCTGTTCTTCTGCCTGGCCGGGGTGTTGGCGCTGATCATGCGCGTCCAGCTGGCCCTGCCGCTGAACGGGATCCTGCCGCAGGAGACCTACAACCAGGTCTTCACCATGCACGGCACGGTGATGATGTTCCTCTTCGCCGTCCCGGCGGTGGAGGCGGCCGGCGTGCTGCTGCTGCCCCAGATGCTGTCGGCGCGCGACCTGCCGTTCCCGCGGCTCTCGGCCTACGCGTTCTGGGCCTATCTGGTGGGCGGACTGTGCTTCTTCGCCTCGATCTTCTTCGGCCTCGCCCCCGACGGCGGCTGGTTCATGTACCCGCCGCTGACCAGCAAGACCTACTCGCCCGGGATCAACGCCGACTTCTGGCTCCTCGGCATCGGCTTCATCGAGATCAGCGCCATCGCCGGGGCCATCGAGATCATCGTCGGCGTGCTCAAGACCCGCGCCCCGGGCATGACCCTCGACAAGCTGCCGATCTTCGCCTGGGCCATGCTGGTGTTCGCGGCGATGATCATCATCGGCTTCCCGGCGGTGATCCTGGGCACCCTGCTGCTCGAGCTGGAGCGGGCGCTGAACTGGCCCTTCTTCGACCCCACGCGCGGGGGCGACCCGATGCTGTGGCAGCACCTGTTCTGGTTCTTCGGCCACCCCGAGGTCTACATCATCTTCCTGCCCGCCGCGGGGATGATGTCGATGATCGTTCCCGCCGTCGTCCAGGCGCGGCTCATCGGCTACCGGCTCGTGGTGCTGGCCCTGCTGGCCACCGGCTTCATCAGCTTCGGCGTCTGGGCCCACCACATGTTCGCCACCGGCATGCCGACCATCTCGGTCAGCTTCTTCTCGGCGGCCAGCATGGCGGTCAGCGTGCCGGCCGGGGTGCAGGTCTTCGCCTGGATCGCGACCCTCGCCTCGGGAAAGATCCGCTGGAGCACGCCGGCCCTGTTCGCCGTGGGCTCGATCGTCACCTTCACCATGGGCGGCCTGACCGGCGTCATGGTCGGCATGGTGCCGTTCGACTGGCAGGTCCACGACACCTACTTCATCGTCGCCCACCTGCACTACGTGCTGATCGGCGGGATGGTCTTCCCGCTGTTCGCCGCCTTCTACTACTGGACCCCGATGATGAGCCGGCGGCCGCTGTCCGAGCGGTGGGGCCGGTGGGTCTTCGCCCTCATCTTCCTCGGCACGCACGTCAGCTTCCTGCCCATGCACCTGACCGGCCTGATGGGCATGCCCCGCCGGGTCTACACCTACCTGCCCGGCCGGGACTGGGAGCTCACCAACCTCATCTCCACCGTCGGCGCCTTCATGATCGGCGCGGGCGTGCTGCTCTTCATCCTGGACCTCGCGCGCAATTTCCGGGTGGCGGTCGAGGACAACGCCGGCAACGTCTACGGCGGCGGGACGCTCGAGTGGCTGCCCACGGGGCTCTACTCCACCCGCTCGATCCCCGTGGTGCGCAGCGCCTATCCGCTGTGGGACGACCCGGACCTGCCGCGCGACGTCGAGGCCGGCCGCTACTTCCTGCCCGGCAGCGCCACGGGCCTGCGCGAGACCCTCGTCACCAGCCCCATCCGGGCCGAGCCGCAGTACCTTCAGCGCATGCCGGGCCCGTCGGTCTGGCCCCTGCTCGCCGCCGTCTTCACCGCGGGCTTCTTCATGCTGCTCACGGTCCAGGCCTACTGGCCGGGCGTCGTCAGCGGCGTCCTGGCGGTCGCCTGCGTGCTGCGCTGGCTGTGGGAGACGGACTGGCCGATGGGCCCGGCCAGCGTCGACATCGGCGCGGGCGTGCGCGTGCCCACCTATGTCACGGGCCCAGCCAGCCACGGCTGGTGGGCCATGGTCATCCTGCTGGTGGTGGCCGGCATGATCTTCCTGATGGCGTGCTTCAGCTACGTCTTCCTGTGGAGCCGGCGTCCGGATCTCTGGCTTCCGCCCCCCGATCTCGTCTGGCTCGCCGGCATCGTCCTCGCCTACGCCGCCGCCGGGGGCCTGGCCTGGCTCGCCGCCAGGTCCGCCCGCACCGCGGGCCGCGGCGCCGGCGTCGCGGCGCTGCTCGCCGGCCTCGCCACGATCCTCTGCCTCGCCGCCTGGGCGGCCGACCTGGGCAGCTGGCGGATGGCCGGCCTCGACCCGGCCGCCAGCGGCCAGGGGGCCACGGTCTTCGCCCTGCTCGCCTTCCAGGGCGTGCTGCTGTCGGTCGTCGTCCTGATGGCCGGCTATCTGGCGGCGCGCACGGTGCGCGGGCTGGTGGCGCCGGACCGCACCTCCACCGTCGACCTCGTCGCCCTGTTCATCGCCAACGCCGCCGCCCAGGGGGCCATCGCCGCCCTGCTCGTGCGCCTGTTCCCCGGAGCCTGA
- a CDS encoding c-type cytochrome — protein MVSEGAPAIASLSGLVFRALGLPVMLLAAGCAAERPTDPFTATGELVALSGGDAGPGRACIACHGLQGQGDGELAPRLAGLPFGYLLKQMEDYADGRRAHPQMSEIAKALDARSRREVAAYYASLPVRAAPVPPAAAAPRIVALYHRGDPGRGLQACASCHGPAGEGVGPANPPLSGQPPGYLAAQFDRWRSSERRNDPQNLMLEIARRLSPEETTALSAYAAALSPASGAASAGPAASP, from the coding sequence GTGGTTTCAGAGGGAGCGCCCGCCATCGCCAGCCTGTCCGGCCTCGTGTTCCGCGCCCTCGGCCTGCCGGTCATGCTCCTGGCCGCAGGCTGCGCCGCCGAGCGGCCGACGGATCCGTTCACGGCGACGGGCGAGCTCGTCGCGTTGAGCGGCGGCGACGCCGGGCCGGGGCGGGCCTGCATCGCCTGCCACGGCCTGCAGGGACAGGGCGACGGGGAGCTCGCGCCGCGCCTGGCGGGTCTGCCGTTCGGCTACCTGCTGAAGCAGATGGAGGACTACGCCGACGGCCGGCGGGCGCACCCGCAGATGAGCGAGATCGCGAAGGCGCTAGACGCCAGGTCCCGGCGCGAGGTGGCGGCCTACTACGCGTCGCTTCCGGTCCGCGCCGCGCCGGTCCCGCCCGCCGCCGCGGCGCCGCGGATCGTGGCGCTGTACCACCGGGGCGATCCCGGACGGGGCCTGCAGGCCTGTGCGAGCTGCCATGGTCCGGCGGGCGAGGGCGTGGGGCCGGCGAACCCGCCGCTCAGCGGACAGCCGCCGGGCTACCTGGCCGCCCAGTTCGACCGCTGGCGGTCCAGCGAGCGGCGCAACGATCCGCAGAACCTCATGCTGGAGATCGCCCGTCGCCTGAGTCCGGAGGAGACCACCGCTCTTTCCGCCTATGCCGCGGCTCTATCCCCAGCCAGCGGTGCAGCGTCGGCAGGCCCGGCAGCATCCCCGTGA
- a CDS encoding c-type cytochrome: MPMRGAAAVGACAALLVGGCGKTGGGPTAIAGADPGQGRRVIERVGCGACHVIPGVRWPQSRVGPSLEGFGRRALIAGRFPNTADTLALWVRDAPALSPGTGMPAIPLTEQEARDVAAYLYTLDAR; this comes from the coding sequence ATGCCAATGCGGGGCGCCGCCGCGGTCGGCGCCTGCGCCGCGCTGCTGGTGGGCGGATGCGGAAAGACGGGCGGCGGGCCTACGGCCATCGCCGGCGCCGACCCCGGCCAGGGGCGGCGGGTGATCGAGCGCGTCGGCTGCGGCGCCTGCCACGTGATCCCCGGCGTCCGCTGGCCGCAGAGCCGCGTCGGCCCCTCGCTCGAGGGCTTCGGCCGCCGCGCGCTGATCGCCGGCCGCTTCCCCAACACCGCCGACACCCTGGCGCTGTGGGTGCGCGACGCCCCCGCGCTCTCCCCCGGGACCGGCATGCCCGCCATTCCCCTCACCGAGCAGGAGGCCCGCGATGTCGCCGCCTACCTCTATACGCTCGACGCTCGCTGA
- a CDS encoding cytochrome c oxidase assembly protein yields MPVQQIATWSPYCGVAPAPGELVQRWNLDPWLLAALALLAAGYVLHRRRGGAGRDGLVALAGLLLVVSFVSPLCAASSALFSARATHHALLVAAAAPLLAFGLPRRAIPALPLAPAVALHAAALWLWHAPGLYAWALSSDLAYWLMQAGLLGTALAFWSAVRRAGVLAGAAGLFVTMMQTGLLGALLTFAAEPLYAPHLASTWAFGLSPLADQQLAGLIMWAPMAGAYLLAALALVGRSLSPVRVAPA; encoded by the coding sequence ATGCCCGTTCAACAGATCGCGACCTGGTCGCCCTACTGCGGCGTCGCGCCCGCGCCTGGAGAGCTCGTCCAGCGCTGGAACCTGGATCCCTGGCTGCTCGCCGCCCTCGCCCTCCTCGCGGCCGGCTACGTCCTCCACCGCCGCCGGGGCGGGGCCGGCCGAGACGGCCTCGTGGCGCTCGCCGGGCTGCTGCTGGTCGTCAGCTTCGTCTCGCCGCTGTGCGCCGCGAGCTCGGCCCTGTTCTCGGCCCGGGCGACGCACCACGCCCTGCTGGTCGCCGCCGCCGCGCCCCTGCTGGCGTTCGGCCTGCCCCGCCGCGCGATCCCCGCCCTGCCCCTCGCGCCGGCCGTCGCCCTGCACGCCGCCGCCCTGTGGCTGTGGCACGCCCCGGGCCTCTACGCCTGGGCGCTGTCCAGCGATCTCGCCTACTGGCTGATGCAGGCCGGCCTGCTGGGCACGGCCCTCGCCTTCTGGAGCGCGGTGCGCCGGGCCGGCGTGCTGGCCGGCGCGGCGGGCCTCTTCGTCACCATGATGCAGACCGGCCTGCTGGGCGCGCTCCTCACCTTCGCCGCCGAGCCGCTCTACGCGCCGCACCTGGCGAGCACCTGGGCCTTCGGCCTCTCGCCCCTCGCCGACCAGCAGCTGGCGGGCCTGATCATGTGGGCCCCCATGGCCGGCGCGTACCTGCTCGCCGCCCTCGCGCTCGTGGGGCGCAGCCTCTCCCCGGTCCGGGTCGCGCCCGCATGA
- a CDS encoding DUF4402 domain-containing protein, with translation MVAAAAMTGAASLAHAQASASQSTTSTVTIFRPITLTKNSDLSFGTIVRPMAGSGTVTISEVDGSRSLSGSGALLSTGPNAPAGRATYTVGGEGGQTFSISVPANFNMTRSGGSETITVLLTPTATTGTLSNALGSAGTASFGVGGQIPISDGTASGAYSGAFTATVAYN, from the coding sequence ATGGTTGCAGCCGCCGCGATGACCGGCGCGGCCTCGCTGGCGCACGCCCAGGCCTCGGCCAGCCAGTCGACGACCTCCACCGTCACCATCTTCCGGCCGATCACCCTGACGAAGAACTCGGACCTGTCGTTCGGCACCATCGTGCGGCCGATGGCGGGCTCGGGCACGGTGACGATCTCCGAGGTCGACGGCAGCCGCTCGCTCTCGGGCAGCGGCGCCCTGCTCTCCACCGGCCCCAACGCCCCCGCCGGCCGGGCGACCTACACGGTGGGCGGCGAAGGCGGCCAGACGTTCTCGATCTCGGTCCCGGCCAACTTCAACATGACCCGCTCGGGCGGCTCCGAGACCATCACCGTCCTGCTGACCCCCACGGCCACCACCGGCACGCTCAGCAACGCCCTGGGCTCGGCCGGCACGGCCAGCTTCGGCGTCGGCGGGCAGATTCCGATCAGCGACGGCACCGCCAGCGGCGCCTACTCCGGCGCCTTCACCGCGACGGTGGCCTACAACTAG
- a CDS encoding DUF2891 domain-containing protein: MSSPSDRLTPQLASAFARIALGHVAREYPNKLDHVLDGPQDALGPRALHPIYYGSFDWHSCVHGYWTLATVLRLHPDIPEAPAIRARFDEAFTPANVAAEVAYLARPSARGFERPYGWGWLLKLQGELLAHDAPWAAVHQPLADAFAQRFRDFLPIAAYPIRTGVHSSTSFALALASDYARAADPGLLDLFRDKVLAWHAGDRDAQAWEPSLDEFLSATLVTAECLRRLLPPGDFRAWFAAYLPRLDQRRPASLFTPAVVTDRTDGKIVHLDGLNLSRAWCWRELALTLEGEARRAAEDAARDHLAASLPHVAGDYMGEHWLASFALLALTAGDGP; the protein is encoded by the coding sequence ATGTCTTCGCCTTCTGACCGGCTGACGCCGCAACTCGCCTCGGCCTTCGCCCGCATCGCCCTCGGCCACGTCGCCCGCGAGTACCCGAACAAGCTCGACCACGTGCTGGACGGGCCGCAGGACGCCCTCGGGCCCCGGGCCCTGCACCCGATCTACTACGGCAGCTTCGACTGGCACTCCTGCGTCCACGGCTACTGGACCCTGGCGACCGTGCTGCGCCTCCACCCGGACATCCCCGAGGCGCCGGCGATCCGCGCCCGCTTCGACGAGGCCTTCACGCCCGCCAACGTGGCGGCCGAGGTCGCCTACCTCGCCCGTCCCTCCGCCCGGGGCTTCGAGCGGCCCTACGGCTGGGGCTGGCTCCTGAAGCTGCAGGGCGAGCTCCTGGCCCACGACGCGCCCTGGGCCGCCGTCCACCAGCCGCTCGCCGACGCCTTCGCCCAGCGGTTCCGCGACTTCCTGCCGATCGCCGCCTATCCGATCCGCACCGGGGTCCACTCCTCCACCAGCTTCGCCCTGGCGCTGGCCAGCGACTACGCCCGCGCCGCCGACCCCGGCCTCCTGGACCTCTTCCGCGACAAGGTCCTCGCCTGGCACGCGGGCGACCGCGACGCCCAGGCCTGGGAGCCGTCGCTGGACGAGTTCCTGTCGGCCACCCTGGTGACCGCCGAGTGCCTGCGCCGGCTGCTGCCGCCCGGCGATTTCCGCGCCTGGTTCGCCGCCTACCTGCCGCGCCTGGATCAGCGTCGCCCGGCCAGCCTCTTCACGCCCGCCGTCGTCACCGACCGCACCGACGGCAAGATCGTCCACCTCGACGGCCTGAACCTGTCCCGCGCCTGGTGCTGGCGCGAGCTGGCCCTCACGCTGGAGGGCGAGGCCCGGCGCGCCGCCGAGGACGCCGCCCGCGACCATCTGGCCGCCAGCCTGCCGCACGTCGCCGGCGACTACATGGGCGAGCACTGGCTGGCCTCGTTCGCCCTCCTGGCCCTGACGGCGGGCGACGGGCCCTAG
- a CDS encoding DUF969 domain-containing protein — translation MLTLLGVVVVVVGFAVRLNPLLVVVLAAFTTGIFAGLSPLEVLAAFGKAFNENRYVTIAYLVLPMVGVLERAGLQERARALIARFRNVSVGPFLVGYLAFRQITSAMGLTSIAGQAQSIRPMVAPMAEGAVEARHGELDPDTRQAVRAQAAATDNIGLFFGEDIFIAIGSILLMVGFLAASGIVMDPIHLSLWAIPTAIAAFVIHGARLILFDRALRRRAA, via the coding sequence ATGCTGACCCTCCTGGGCGTCGTCGTGGTCGTCGTCGGCTTCGCCGTGCGCCTCAATCCGCTGCTGGTCGTGGTGCTGGCCGCCTTCACCACGGGCATCTTCGCCGGGCTCTCGCCCCTCGAGGTGCTCGCCGCCTTCGGCAAGGCGTTCAACGAGAACCGCTACGTGACCATCGCCTACCTGGTCCTGCCGATGGTGGGGGTGCTCGAACGCGCCGGCCTGCAGGAGCGGGCGCGGGCGCTGATCGCCCGGTTCCGGAACGTCTCGGTCGGCCCGTTCCTGGTCGGCTACCTCGCCTTCCGCCAGATCACCTCGGCCATGGGCCTCACCTCCATCGCCGGTCAGGCGCAGAGCATCCGCCCGATGGTCGCGCCGATGGCCGAGGGCGCCGTCGAGGCGCGCCACGGCGAGCTCGACCCCGACACCCGTCAGGCCGTCCGCGCCCAGGCCGCCGCCACCGACAACATCGGCCTCTTCTTCGGCGAGGACATCTTCATCGCCATCGGCTCGATCCTGCTGATGGTCGGCTTCCTGGCCGCCAGCGGCATCGTCATGGACCCGATCCACCTGTCGCTGTGGGCCATTCCGACCGCCATCGCCGCCTTCGTCATCCACGGCGCGCGCCTGATCCTGTTCGACCGCGCTCTGCGGAGGCGCGCGGCGTGA
- a CDS encoding cytochrome b, producing MIVARLRRWARGHTRRRRYSPVGMAFHWTVAALILFQLWWGWRTGRLPVGPEKLDAYEIHADVGLLIFVVTLLRMVWRLMIPGPVNDADKPGWQSTAAHATHYAFYIALMLLPISGWAMLSATAPYQELALAGAVPWPQLPFAGLSPEQRWTIETWAEWVHGWTIVGLLVLIPLHVGATLKHELVNTDDVLTGMLPGLPTLHRWLGIEPRHRRKERWSPPDSGDGRSPA from the coding sequence ATGATCGTCGCCCGCCTGCGCCGCTGGGCCCGCGGCCACACGCGCCGGCGGCGCTACTCGCCCGTCGGCATGGCCTTCCACTGGACGGTGGCGGCGCTGATCCTCTTCCAGCTCTGGTGGGGCTGGCGCACCGGCCGCCTGCCGGTGGGACCCGAGAAGCTCGACGCCTACGAGATCCACGCCGACGTCGGCCTGCTGATCTTCGTCGTCACCCTGCTGCGGATGGTCTGGCGGCTGATGATCCCGGGGCCCGTCAACGACGCCGACAAGCCCGGCTGGCAGAGCACCGCCGCGCACGCCACCCACTACGCCTTCTACATCGCCCTCATGCTGCTGCCGATCAGCGGCTGGGCGATGCTGTCGGCCACCGCGCCCTATCAGGAGCTGGCGCTCGCCGGCGCCGTCCCCTGGCCGCAGCTGCCCTTCGCCGGCCTCTCGCCCGAGCAGCGCTGGACGATCGAGACCTGGGCCGAATGGGTCCACGGCTGGACGATCGTGGGCCTCCTGGTCCTCATTCCCCTCCACGTCGGCGCGACGCTCAAGCACGAGCTGGTCAACACCGACGACGTGCTCACGGGGATGCTGCCGGGCCTGCCGACGCTGCACCGCTGGCTGGGGATAGAGCCGCGGCATAGGCGGAAAGAGCGGTGGTCTCCTCCGGACTCAGGCGACGGGCGATCTCCAGCATGA
- a CDS encoding OmpA family protein — translation MARRNLELNNGKFRAATVTGVLLLAGVAVSGCASHRFVRDQVAVVDTRVTGVEGTAGEALARANAAHKLAEGKFLYQVVLSDDSVKFPVDRHALSPEAEARLNELAERLKSENRNVYLEIQGHTDSTGPEAYNDQLGEARAEAVRKHLAKAGVALNRMGTISYGEEAPVASNDTAEGRAQNRRVEIIVLS, via the coding sequence ATGGCTAGAAGGAACCTCGAATTGAACAATGGGAAGTTTAGGGCGGCCACGGTGACCGGCGTCCTGCTGCTGGCCGGCGTCGCCGTCAGCGGCTGCGCCAGCCACCGCTTCGTCCGCGATCAGGTCGCCGTGGTGGACACCCGGGTGACCGGAGTGGAGGGCACCGCCGGGGAAGCGCTCGCGCGCGCCAACGCGGCCCACAAGCTGGCGGAGGGCAAGTTCCTCTACCAGGTCGTGCTGTCGGACGATTCGGTGAAGTTCCCGGTCGACCGCCACGCCCTCTCGCCCGAGGCCGAGGCCCGCCTCAACGAGCTGGCCGAGCGGCTGAAGAGCGAGAACCGCAACGTCTACCTCGAGATCCAGGGTCACACCGACTCCACCGGCCCCGAGGCCTACAACGACCAGCTCGGCGAAGCCCGGGCCGAGGCCGTGCGCAAGCATCTGGCCAAGGCGGGCGTCGCCCTCAACCGGATGGGCACGATCTCGTACGGCGAGGAGGCTCCCGTGGCCTCAAACGACACCGCCGAGGGCCGGGCCCAGAACCGGCGCGTGGAGATCATCGTCCTCAGCTGA
- a CDS encoding DUF979 domain-containing protein: MIKLSLVYVLAGLVFAAFAVFSATDRANRKRLGNAVFWGLVALSFLAGDRLGDLGNGVLVLGLALIAGFGLLGRGQPATTSPDERRALAERFGDRLFIPALTLPVVVIFGVLVLKPLQFGGQPLLDPKQATLVSLAIAAVAAVAVALVLLRQPPLSPLQEGRRLMDTVGWAALLPQMLAALGAVFALAGVGELIGQLVTDWVPLDTRLAAVAAYCLGMAGFTIIMGNAFAAFPVMTAGIALPILINGFGGNPAVVCSIGMLSGFCGTLMTPLAANFNLVPPALLELPDRYSVIKAQIPTALPLLLVNIGLMYVFAF, from the coding sequence GTGATCAAGCTCTCGCTCGTCTACGTCCTGGCGGGGCTGGTGTTCGCCGCCTTCGCGGTGTTCAGCGCCACTGACCGCGCCAACCGCAAGCGGCTGGGCAACGCCGTCTTCTGGGGACTCGTCGCCCTCAGCTTCCTGGCCGGCGACCGGCTGGGGGACCTCGGCAACGGCGTGCTGGTCCTGGGCCTGGCGCTGATCGCCGGCTTCGGCCTCCTCGGCCGCGGCCAGCCCGCCACCACCTCGCCCGACGAACGGCGCGCCCTGGCCGAGCGGTTCGGCGACAGGCTGTTCATCCCGGCCCTGACCCTGCCCGTGGTCGTCATCTTCGGCGTCCTGGTGCTCAAGCCGCTGCAGTTCGGCGGCCAGCCGCTGCTGGATCCGAAACAGGCCACCCTCGTCTCCCTCGCCATCGCCGCGGTGGCCGCCGTGGCGGTGGCCCTCGTCCTCCTGCGCCAGCCCCCGCTCAGTCCGCTGCAGGAGGGCCGCCGGCTGATGGACACCGTCGGCTGGGCCGCCCTGCTGCCGCAGATGCTGGCCGCCCTGGGCGCCGTCTTCGCCCTGGCCGGCGTGGGCGAGCTGATCGGCCAGCTCGTCACGGACTGGGTGCCGCTCGACACCCGCCTCGCCGCCGTCGCCGCCTACTGCCTCGGCATGGCCGGCTTCACCATCATCATGGGCAACGCCTTCGCGGCCTTCCCGGTGATGACCGCCGGAATCGCTTTGCCGATCCTTATCAACGGCTTCGGCGGAAACCCTGCGGTGGTCTGCTCCATCGGCATGCTGTCGGGCTTCTGCGGCACGCTGATGACCCCGCTGGCCGCCAACTTCAATCTGGTGCCCCCGGCCCTGCTCGAGCTCCCCGACCGCTACTCGGTCATCAAGGCGCAGATCCCCACGGCCCTGCCGCTGCTCCTCGTCAACATCGGCCTCATGTATGTCTTCGCCTTCTGA